Proteins encoded in a region of the Candidatus Omnitrophota bacterium genome:
- a CDS encoding DUF1926 domain-containing protein → MKADLLLIIHFHQPVGNFDSVIKRVHDRCYKPFLDIVSQYPDLKFSMHFSGCLLEWFEKNTPKILETIKKLVKRGQVEIIGGGFYEPILSIIPERDRTAQLSMMRDYIGSRFGVKTRGAWIAERVWEPELISTLSKNDIDYVVLDDMHFVYAGLRKEDTYGYFVSENNGRSIRVLPSDRELRYVIPFSEPDKPISYMRDIAQKKEGVIFTYGDDAEKFGEWPGTHKWVYEDKWLVRFLDALSKNSDWLVTRTVSECLKDKSPLGRVYLPTASYEEMLEWALPVDASMALHDIKEEIKKENKYERYSPFIRGGFFRNFLVKYEESNQMHKRMLYVSDLVEKSAEGPHSSPKILEARSELYKGQCNCSYWHGVFGGLYLYHLRKAIYEHILKAEKICRAGRTKDKAVYKAEVVDFDADGHDEVILQNKNIWACVKPSKGGSIVELDSKDKAFNLLNVLTRYKEAYHRNITAAKEVGSGERVSIHDKEKAIEGFTGKIIYDRYRKAMFRDYFFEEGTTLEDFESVDYAEAGDFTDSSYDFKASDGKVTMERKGAAYGAPVSIKKEIILNGATLKVFYSITNLGKKKREFWFGTEAAFIMPEADSSRYAYVLGKKKDKDTSLLSRGITEKIDNAEVTDTEKEMGLKISFSKECDLWRFPIKTVSQSEKDYEENYQGSVILPNWHFSITPRKSVSFEIEFRISHVS, encoded by the coding sequence ATGAAAGCGGATCTCCTTTTAATAATACATTTTCACCAGCCGGTCGGGAATTTTGACAGTGTAATAAAACGTGTTCACGACAGGTGCTATAAGCCTTTTTTAGATATCGTCTCGCAATATCCCGATTTAAAATTCAGCATGCACTTTTCAGGATGCCTTCTTGAATGGTTCGAAAAAAATACACCCAAGATACTTGAGACAATTAAAAAATTAGTAAAAAGAGGTCAGGTCGAAATAATCGGCGGAGGTTTTTACGAACCGATATTATCCATAATTCCGGAAAGAGATAGGACGGCTCAGTTATCCATGATGCGCGACTATATAGGATCGCGTTTCGGCGTAAAGACGCGCGGCGCCTGGATAGCCGAAAGGGTATGGGAGCCGGAGCTTATTTCCACGCTTTCTAAAAACGATATAGATTACGTAGTGCTTGATGATATGCACTTTGTATACGCCGGTCTTCGGAAAGAAGATACTTACGGTTATTTCGTATCCGAAAATAACGGCCGATCAATACGCGTTCTTCCTTCGGACAGGGAACTCAGGTATGTAATACCATTCAGCGAGCCGGATAAGCCCATCTCGTATATGAGAGACATAGCCCAAAAGAAAGAAGGCGTGATATTTACTTACGGTGACGACGCCGAGAAGTTCGGCGAATGGCCGGGGACGCATAAGTGGGTCTATGAAGATAAATGGCTCGTCAGGTTTCTGGACGCATTATCGAAGAATAGCGATTGGCTCGTAACGCGCACTGTTTCGGAATGCCTAAAAGATAAAAGTCCGCTAGGCAGGGTATATCTTCCCACCGCTTCTTATGAAGAAATGCTGGAATGGGCCCTTCCCGTAGACGCGTCTATGGCGCTTCATGACATAAAAGAGGAGATCAAAAAAGAAAATAAGTACGAGCGGTACAGCCCGTTTATAAGGGGAGGATTTTTCCGCAATTTTCTCGTTAAATATGAAGAATCAAACCAGATGCATAAAAGGATGCTTTACGTAAGTGACCTTGTGGAAAAATCTGCCGAAGGCCCGCATTCATCACCGAAAATTTTGGAGGCGCGCTCCGAACTTTACAAGGGGCAGTGTAACTGCTCTTATTGGCACGGCGTCTTCGGGGGGCTGTATCTTTATCATTTAAGAAAGGCAATTTACGAGCATATCCTGAAAGCGGAGAAGATATGCCGCGCGGGCCGAACGAAGGACAAGGCCGTATACAAAGCGGAAGTGGTAGATTTTGATGCCGACGGCCACGATGAAGTTATCCTGCAAAATAAGAATATATGGGCATGCGTAAAGCCGTCAAAAGGAGGCAGCATAGTCGAGCTCGACTCCAAAGACAAGGCATTTAACCTGCTAAACGTCCTGACGCGCTACAAGGAGGCCTATCATAGGAATATAACCGCGGCCAAAGAAGTCGGATCCGGGGAACGTGTAAGCATCCACGATAAGGAGAAGGCCATAGAGGGCTTTACGGGAAAGATAATTTATGACAGGTATAGAAAGGCGATGTTTAGAGACTACTTCTTTGAAGAAGGAACGACATTGGAAGATTTTGAGAGTGTTGATTACGCCGAAGCCGGTGATTTTACCGACTCTTCCTACGATTTTAAGGCGAGCGATGGAAAGGTGACGATGGAGAGAAAAGGCGCCGCATATGGCGCGCCCGTAAGCATTAAAAAAGAGATAATCCTGAATGGCGCGACATTAAAAGTATTTTATAGCATTACAAATTTAGGAAAAAAGAAGCGAGAATTCTGGTTTGGCACAGAAGCCGCGTTTATAATGCCGGAAGCCGATTCTTCCAGGTATGCCTATGTCCTGGGGAAGAAAAAGGATAAAGATACGTCGCTTTTGTCCCGCGGCATCACAGAAAAGATCGACAATGCCGAAGTTACCGATACGGAAAAAGAAATGGGATTAAAAATATCATTTTCTAAAGAGTGCGATTTATGGCGCTTTCCCATAAAGACGGTTTCTCAATCCGAAAAGGACTACGAAGAGAATTACCAGGGCTCCGTCATACTGCCTAATTGGCATTTTTCTATAACACCGCGTAAGAGCGTAAGTTTTGAAATAGAATTTAGGATAAGCCATGTTAGTTAA
- the glgA gene encoding glycogen synthase GlgA, with the protein MMKILIASSEVVPFSKTGGLADVAGTLPYALLDAGDCDVRVIAPFYKMTKDKKINMKKVADVDEPALFGGLERFSLLEYESKGVKFYFTEHDGYFNRDALYGTPGGDYEDNAKRFSFFSKSILAASVHLGFHPDIIHLNDWQTALVPLYKNVYFDEAHPLTRSKVLFTIHNLAYQGLFGPEVLQEIGIPEEFFTIYALEFYGKLNFMKSGILYSDAISTVSKRYAREILTPEYGCGLEGLLTTRKSDLYGILNGAGYEHWNPERDTLIPVNYGPESIDKKADCKKELMKQMKLSLPAQSPLLGYVGRLAEQKGIDLMAGIVNEVIKQGAGFVLLGTGDAKHERIFANLAKKYPGKVGVILGFDNKLAHLIEAGVDMFLMPSRYEPCGLNQMYSLKYGTVPIVRSTGGLDDTIIDYSSDTENGNGFKFDNADSYDFLEAIKKALKLFKNEKKWRELQLRGMSADFSWKRSAREYLALYKKMMGAK; encoded by the coding sequence ATGATGAAAATATTGATAGCTTCGTCAGAAGTAGTGCCTTTTTCAAAAACAGGCGGGTTGGCCGATGTCGCAGGCACGCTTCCTTACGCGCTTTTAGATGCGGGGGATTGCGATGTCCGCGTAATAGCGCCATTTTACAAGATGACTAAGGACAAAAAAATCAACATGAAAAAAGTTGCGGACGTGGATGAACCTGCCCTTTTTGGCGGGCTCGAGCGTTTTTCGCTGCTTGAATATGAATCTAAGGGCGTGAAATTCTATTTTACTGAACACGACGGATATTTTAACAGGGATGCCTTATACGGCACGCCGGGCGGCGATTATGAGGACAATGCTAAGAGGTTCAGTTTTTTTTCAAAATCTATTTTGGCCGCGTCGGTGCATCTTGGGTTTCATCCCGATATAATCCATCTTAACGATTGGCAGACAGCCCTTGTGCCGCTTTACAAGAATGTATATTTTGACGAGGCGCATCCCTTAACGAGGTCAAAAGTTCTTTTTACTATTCATAATCTCGCATACCAGGGCCTTTTCGGACCCGAAGTCCTTCAGGAAATAGGCATTCCCGAAGAGTTTTTCACTATATATGCCCTTGAATTTTACGGTAAACTCAATTTTATGAAATCCGGTATTTTGTATTCTGACGCCATTAGCACGGTAAGCAAGAGGTACGCGAGAGAGATCTTGACCCCGGAGTATGGATGCGGGCTGGAAGGATTACTCACTACAAGAAAAAGCGATCTTTACGGTATTTTAAACGGCGCCGGTTACGAGCACTGGAATCCGGAGCGCGATACTCTTATACCCGTAAATTACGGGCCTGAAAGCATAGACAAAAAAGCGGATTGCAAAAAGGAACTGATGAAACAAATGAAGCTCTCACTTCCTGCCCAAAGCCCGCTTCTGGGCTATGTAGGGCGCCTAGCGGAACAGAAGGGCATAGACCTTATGGCCGGCATAGTCAATGAGGTTATTAAGCAGGGCGCAGGATTTGTATTATTAGGGACAGGTGATGCTAAGCATGAAAGGATCTTTGCCAATCTGGCTAAGAAATACCCCGGCAAGGTAGGAGTTATCCTTGGATTTGATAATAAATTGGCGCATCTGATAGAGGCGGGCGTCGATATGTTCCTTATGCCTTCAAGGTATGAACCCTGCGGCCTTAACCAGATGTACAGCCTGAAATACGGGACCGTCCCAATAGTAAGATCGACGGGCGGGCTGGATGATACGATAATAGATTATTCCTCCGATACAGAAAACGGCAACGGATTCAAATTTGATAATGCCGATTCATACGATTTTCTGGAAGCGATAAAGAAGGCACTAAAGCTTTTCAAGAATGAAAAGAAGTGGCGGGAACTCCAGTTAAGAGGAATGAGCGCAGATTTTTCCTGGAAACGTTCCGCGCGCGAGTACCTCGCGCTTTACAAAAAGATGATGGGCGCAAAATAG